Proteins encoded in a region of the Clostridium butyricum genome:
- a CDS encoding aminopeptidase, which translates to MSNNKDFNKNAWTKYTEKQVEEIFDFCNGYKDFMSKCKTERECATEIISLAKQQGYEDLEDIIKNNKKLSAGDKVYVNNKGKAVALFIVGSEPMESGLKILGAHIDSPRLDLKQNPLYEDSELSLLDTHYYGGIKKYQWVTLPLALHGVVVKKDGTIVDICVGEDENDPVVGVSDLLVHLSGEQLGKKADKVVEGEDLNVLVGSMPLKGTEKEAVKANILKILKEKYDIEEDDFLSAEIEVVPAGKARDYGLDRSMIMAYGHDDRVCSYTSLMAMFDITESDKTCCCLLVDKEEIGSVGATGMHSRFFENAVAEIIDKYEGYSDLKLRRCLSNSKMLSSDVSAAFDPNYPSVMEKKNSAFFGRGMVFNKYTGARGKSGCNDANAEYMAELRSIMEKHDVSFQTAELGKVDAGGGGTIAYILAQYNMEVIDCGVALHNMHAPWEVASKVDIYETMKGYRAFLIEA; encoded by the coding sequence ATGAGTAATAATAAAGATTTTAACAAAAATGCATGGACTAAATATACAGAAAAGCAAGTAGAAGAAATTTTTGATTTTTGTAATGGGTATAAGGACTTTATGTCTAAATGCAAAACTGAAAGAGAATGTGCAACTGAAATAATTAGTCTTGCAAAACAACAAGGATATGAGGATTTAGAAGATATAATAAAAAATAATAAAAAGTTAAGTGCTGGAGATAAGGTTTATGTAAATAATAAAGGAAAGGCAGTAGCTTTATTTATTGTTGGAAGTGAACCAATGGAAAGTGGATTAAAGATTTTAGGAGCACATATTGATTCTCCAAGACTTGATTTAAAGCAAAATCCATTATATGAAGATAGTGAATTATCCTTACTAGATACTCACTATTATGGTGGAATAAAAAAATACCAATGGGTTACACTTCCTTTAGCTCTTCATGGAGTAGTAGTAAAGAAAGATGGAACTATAGTTGATATATGTGTAGGTGAGGATGAAAATGATCCAGTTGTAGGTGTTTCAGACTTACTTGTTCATTTATCAGGAGAACAATTAGGTAAAAAAGCTGACAAAGTTGTTGAAGGTGAAGATTTAAATGTACTAGTAGGAAGCATGCCTCTAAAAGGAACTGAAAAAGAAGCAGTTAAAGCTAACATATTAAAAATATTAAAAGAAAAATATGATATTGAAGAGGATGACTTCTTATCAGCTGAAATTGAAGTTGTTCCAGCAGGTAAAGCAAGAGATTATGGATTAGATAGAAGTATGATTATGGCTTATGGTCATGATGATAGAGTATGTTCATATACTTCATTGATGGCTATGTTTGATATAACTGAAAGTGATAAAACATGCTGTTGTCTATTAGTAGATAAAGAAGAAATAGGAAGCGTTGGTGCAACAGGTATGCATTCGAGATTTTTTGAAAATGCAGTTGCAGAAATAATAGATAAATATGAAGGATATTCTGACTTAAAATTAAGAAGATGTCTTTCAAATTCAAAAATGCTTTCTTCAGATGTAAGTGCGGCATTTGATCCAAACTATCCAAGTGTAATGGAAAAGAAAAATTCAGCATTCTTTGGAAGAGGAATGGTATTTAATAAATATACTGGAGCAAGAGGAAAATCTGGATGTAATGATGCTAATGCTGAATATATGGCTGAGCTTAGAAGTATTATGGAAAAGCATGATGTATCTTTCCAAACAGCAGAATTAGGAAAAGTAGATGCTGGTGGAGGCGGAACAATAGCATATATTTTAGCACAATATAATATGGAAGTTATTGATTGTGGAGTAGCTCTTCACAATATGCATGCACCATGGGAAGTAGCTAGTAAAGTTGATATTTACGAAACTATGAAGGGTTATAGAGCATTCTTAATAGAAGCATAA
- a CDS encoding MBL fold metallo-hydrolase: MENITMLGTGSAMVTKCYNTCFTISNDNEHFLVDAGGGNTILSNLEKADISISNIHNMFISHNHNDHILGAVWVIRSVANSMLNSKYNGVFNIYCHKKSIEALKSICSFVLQKKFLKLFDDKILFHEICNNTSVNILGRPTTFFDINSTKELQHGFTTILESGKKLTFLGDEPYRDELLKYCYNTDFLMHEAFCLYSQKDIFKPYEKHHATAKDACINAHKLNVKNIILYHTEDKNLVQRKELYIKEGKEEFKGTIFVPDDLDVISLS; this comes from the coding sequence GTGGAAAATATAACTATGCTTGGTACAGGCTCTGCTATGGTTACAAAATGTTATAATACATGCTTTACCATTTCTAATGATAATGAACATTTTTTAGTAGATGCTGGTGGAGGAAACACAATACTTTCTAATTTAGAAAAAGCAGATATTTCAATAAGTAATATACATAATATGTTTATATCTCATAACCATAATGATCATATACTTGGAGCTGTATGGGTCATAAGATCTGTAGCTAACTCGATGCTCAATTCAAAGTATAATGGAGTGTTTAATATATACTGCCATAAAAAATCTATTGAAGCATTAAAAAGTATCTGTTCTTTTGTTCTTCAAAAGAAATTTCTAAAACTATTTGATGATAAAATACTTTTCCATGAAATATGCAATAATACTTCTGTTAACATTTTAGGAAGACCTACAACTTTCTTTGATATAAACAGTACAAAAGAACTTCAACATGGATTTACAACTATTCTTGAAAGCGGAAAAAAGCTCACATTTTTAGGTGATGAACCTTATAGAGATGAATTACTAAAATATTGCTATAATACAGATTTTCTTATGCATGAAGCATTTTGCCTTTATTCTCAAAAAGATATTTTTAAACCATATGAAAAGCATCATGCAACTGCAAAGGATGCATGCATAAATGCTCATAAATTAAATGTAAAAAACATTATCTTATATCACACTGAGGATAAAAATTTAGTTCAAAGAAAAGAATTATACATAAAAGAAGGTAAAGAAGAATTTAAAGGAACTATATTTGTTCCTGATGATTTAGATGTTATCTCATTAAGTTAA
- a CDS encoding DUF896 domain-containing protein — MDIQKMKIEEVVEKINSLYKTSQERELNNEEKELQAALRKRYIDNVKRNFRAQLDSIEIKK; from the coding sequence ATGGATATTCAAAAGATGAAAATAGAGGAAGTTGTAGAAAAGATAAATTCATTATATAAAACTAGTCAAGAAAGAGAATTAAATAATGAAGAAAAAGAATTACAAGCAGCTCTTAGAAAAAGATATATAGATAATGTAAAAAGAAATTTTAGAGCTCAGTTAGATAGTATAGAAATTAAAAAATAG
- the hprK gene encoding HPr(Ser) kinase/phosphatase, whose translation MGVNVRKLIDDFNLEILVHGNEEVEISVNDINRPGLQLAGFYNYFAPERIQVIGKAEWSFLDDMQIELRKKRVKKYFTFDINCLIITRDLEPHKEFLKEAEKHNVWVLRTSLVTTQFISKTTIYLADKLAPETRLHGVLVDVSGIGILITGESGIGKSETALELIKRGHRLVTDDAVDIREIDGQLIGTSPKITIGMLEVRGIGIIDVTTLYGLSSVVQQKEIRLVMHFEHWKDDNDYDRLGIDDEYMNILGINVKKLTVPVRPGRNIAVIIEAAAVNYRYNLMSDITPVDIIESRMNNISDK comes from the coding sequence TTGGGAGTTAATGTAAGAAAACTAATTGATGATTTTAATTTAGAAATCTTAGTACATGGAAATGAAGAGGTTGAAATATCAGTAAACGATATAAATAGACCTGGTCTTCAATTGGCCGGATTTTATAATTATTTTGCACCAGAAAGAATTCAGGTTATTGGAAAAGCTGAATGGAGCTTTTTAGATGACATGCAGATTGAATTAAGAAAAAAAAGGGTTAAGAAGTATTTTACTTTTGATATTAATTGTTTGATCATTACAAGAGATCTAGAGCCACATAAAGAGTTTTTAAAAGAAGCAGAGAAACATAATGTTTGGGTACTTAGAACTAGTCTTGTAACTACACAGTTTATTAGTAAAACTACAATATATCTTGCAGATAAGCTTGCACCTGAAACTAGACTTCATGGAGTATTAGTTGACGTATCAGGAATAGGAATACTAATCACAGGAGAAAGTGGAATAGGTAAAAGCGAAACAGCATTAGAACTTATTAAAAGAGGTCATAGACTTGTTACAGATGATGCTGTAGATATAAGAGAAATTGATGGTCAGTTAATAGGAACATCTCCTAAGATAACAATTGGTATGTTAGAAGTAAGAGGTATAGGAATAATAGATGTTACCACTTTATATGGATTAAGTTCTGTAGTTCAACAAAAAGAAATAAGACTTGTAATGCATTTTGAACATTGGAAAGATGATAATGATTATGATAGACTTGGTATAGATGATGAATACATGAATATATTAGGTATTAATGTAAAAAAATTAACTGTACCAGTAAGACCAGGAAGAAATATTGCAGTTATAATAGAAGCAGCAGCAGTAAATTATAGATATAACTTAATGTCAGATATTACGCCTGTAGACATCATAGAAAGCAGAATGAATAATATAAGTGACAAGTAA
- a CDS encoding DUF1292 domain-containing protein, whose translation MEEKEIMSFRDEDGNKVDFEAIAKIYLEEQGYLLLSPVEEDNDDMFAFRIDINEEGKEELNLVEDDNEFEAIKKEYKNLLY comes from the coding sequence GTGGAAGAAAAAGAAATAATGTCATTTAGAGATGAAGATGGAAATAAAGTAGATTTTGAAGCAATAGCAAAGATTTATTTAGAGGAACAAGGATATCTTTTATTATCTCCAGTAGAAGAAGATAATGATGATATGTTTGCTTTTAGAATTGATATAAATGAAGAAGGAAAAGAAGAACTTAATCTTGTTGAAGATGATAATGAGTTTGAAGCAATTAAAAAAGAATATAAAAATTTATTATACTAA